A region of Huiozyma naganishii CBS 8797 chromosome 12, complete genome DNA encodes the following proteins:
- the CRG1 gene encoding S-adenosylmethionine-dependent methyltransferase, whose product MPSTSYLDQNFKSSYYHEVRPTYPVTLINRILQYHDEYHHSHGGSRNLLLDVGCGTGIATSMFIPHFQKCVGVDPSESMLQVARQDYPRATFKLGYGEDLVSLDNLEKGTVDMVIGAESLHWCDMDIAFEQVYQLLKQGGTFAFWLYVQPEFVDLGPKANEIYYKYGWGPQYMGKYLTPEQRYFFTNMGGDDLPERLIKQKFKDLEVGENCSSNNQHSEPFLMKGQITLKDFKRFVKSWSLYTSWVKNHPDETNDIADVFIDELMKECNVPSEETLLNIEWSTFYYICRKK is encoded by the coding sequence ATGCCCTCGACCAGTTACTTGGACCAAAATTTCAAGTCGTCTTACTACCATGAGGTACGCCCCACGTACCCTGTAACTCTTATTAATCGCATCTTGCAGTATCACGATGAGTACCATCACTCTCACGGCGGGTCCCGTAACCTGTTGCTTGACGTCGGTTGCGGGACCGGGATCGCCACAAGCATGTTCATACCacatttccaaaaatgtGTTGGTGTGGACCCCTCGGAGTCTATGCTTCAAGTGGCACGCCAAGATTACCCGCGAGCGACTTTCAAATTGGGTTACGGCGAGGATCTAGTGTCGCTGGacaatttggagaagggCACCGTGGATATGGTTATCGGTGCCGAAAGTCTACATTGGTGTGATATGGACATTGCCTTTGAACAAGTGTACCAATTGTTGAAACAGGGGGGCACTTTCGCATTTTGGCTTTACGTGCAACCGGAGTTTGTAGATTTGGGACCAAAAGCAAACGAAATTTATTACAAGTACGGATGGGGGCCACAGTACATGGGTAAATATTTGACACCAGAACAGAGATACTTTTTCACTAATATGGGTGGAGATGATTTACCCGAAAGATTGATTAAacaaaagttcaaagatttAGAGGTTGGTGAAaattgttcttcaaataACCAACATTCAGAACCGTTCCTAATGAAAGGCCAAAttactttgaaagatttcaaGAGGTTTGTGAAAAGCTGGAGTTTGTACACCAGTTGGGTGAAAAACCATCCTGATGAAACAAACGACATTGCCGACGTTTTCATTGACGAATTAATGAAAGAATGTAATGTGCCAAGTGAGGAAACCCTTTTGAATATTGAGTGGTCCACTTTTTACTATATTTGCCGCAAGAAGTAA
- the DIM1 gene encoding putative dimethyladenosine transferase (similar to Saccharomyces cerevisiae DIM1 (YPL266W); ancestral locus Anc_6.1), whose translation MPKAEKKKYGGSTTKKQVAAEKHLSSVFKFNTDLGQHILKNPLVAQGIVDKAHIKPSDIVLEVGPGTGNLTVRILEKAKKVVAVEMDPRMAAELTKRVHGTPAEKKLDIMLGDFMKTELPYFDICISNTPYQISSPLVFKLINQPRPPRVSILMFQREFAMRLLARPGDSLYCRLSANVQMWANVTHIMKVGRNNFRPPPQVESSVVRIEIKNPRPQVDFNEWDGLLRIVFVRKNRTISAGFKSTTVLEILEKNYKAYLAMNNEMVEDDSNLLDTVKQKIETVLRETELNDKRAGKCDQNDFLKLLYSFHQVGIHFS comes from the coding sequence ATGCCTAAAgctgagaagaagaaatacGGTGGAtcaacgacgaagaagCAGGTCGCTGCAGAGAAGCATTTGAGCTCGGTGTTCAAGTTTAACACCGATCTCGGTCAGcatatcttgaagaacccGCTGGTGGCCCAAGGTATCGTTGACAAGGCGCATATCAAACCTTCGGATATTGTCCTAGAAGTTGGTCCCGGTACTGGTAATTTAACGGTGAGGATTTTAGAGAAGGCGAAGAAAGTTGTCGCTGTCGAAATGGACCCTAGAATGGCTGCTGAACTGACAAAGAGAGTCCATGGGACACCGGcggagaagaaactggatatCATGCTTGGTGATTTCATGAAAACAGAGTTACCGTACTTTGATATTTGCATCAGTAATACCCCCTACCAGATCTCTTCGCCGCTCGTTTTCAAGCTGATCAACCAACCAAGACCGCCCCGGGTGTCCATTCTTATGTTTCAAAGGGAATTTGCAATGCGGCTGCTGGCCAGACCAGGGGACTCGTTGTACTGTAGATTGTCGGCTAACGTCCAGATGTGGGCTAACGTGACGCACATTATGAAGGTCGGCAGAAACAACTTTAGGCCTCCACCGCAAGTGGAATCTAGTGTTGTACGGATAGAGATCAAGAACCCAAGACCCCAGGTGGACTTCAACGAGTGGGATGGGCTTTTGAGAATAGTGTTCGTCAGAAAGAATAGAACCATCTCCGCAGGCTTCAAATCCACCACTGTTTTGGAGATCCTGGAGAAAAACTATAAAGCGTATTTGGCGATGAACAACGAGATGGTTGAGGATGACAGTAACTTGTTGGACACAGTGAAGCAGAAAATCGAAACGGTATTGAGGGAAACAGAGTTGAACGATAAAAGAGCAGGGAAGTGTGATCAAAAtgatttcttgaaactgCTGTATTCCTTCCATCAGGTCGGGATACATTTTTCGTGA
- the KNAG0L02470 gene encoding uncharacterized protein, with amino-acid sequence MFDSKFIRFFSTISPKGDNAKEVTASKLALNIEVQSDQSSKSLCDSASDVLASEIGDGKYEGIRLKKQLKSRHISMIAIGGSLGTGLLIATGESLKVAGPVSTLIAYTFVGIMVFFTMACLGEMATFIPLDGFTSYASRYCDPALGFAVGYAYLIKYFILPPNQLTAAAMVMQYWVPRDTVNPGIWVTLVFAVITVINIFGVRFFGEFEFWLSSLKVLIMIGLIILLFVIMLGGAGSHDRLGFRYWKHPGAFNDYSDDISGSLGKFVSFVAVLVLGVFAYLGIELTGIVAAEASNPRRSVPKAIKLTFYRILVFYVVSIFLLGMCVPYNDEKLVTTNENSLTASPFSIAILNAGITVLPDIFNGCLLIFVFSAANSDLYVASRNLYSLAVDNKAPKIFAHTNRWGIPYNSLFVSCLFCLLAYMTVSSSSAQVFKYFVNVVSIAGLLTWISILITYICFDRAVRAQHVDKSTFAYVAPFQPYGAYVSLFFCCLIAIIKNFTVFLGHFDYKTFITGYIGLPIFVLCYFGYKITCKSEIRSARYVDLVSQKSLVDREQVEYELIEQLKREEMIANTKYSIVIALRRWFSNFFWLMSLHSTVDQNKVLGAPAVKFYTIRWRYEYFTREKKVHYSIKTDCIYH; translated from the coding sequence ATGTTTGATTCCAAGTTTATACGTTTTTTTAGTACAATCTCTCCCAAAGGTGACAATGCAAAAGAGGTTACAGCGAGCAAACTAGCCCTCAATATCGAAGTGCAAAGTGATCAAAGTAGCAAATCTCTTTGCGATTCTGCTTCCGATGTTTTAGCGAGTGAGATCGGTGACGGTAAGTATGAAGGGATCCGGCTAAAGAAACAACTGAAATCCCGCCACATATCTATGATTGCAATTGGTGGATCACTAGGTACAGGACTTCTTATTGCAACCGGAGAATCTTTGAAGGTGGCAGGCCCAGTTTCAACTTTAATTGCCTATACATTCGTAGGAATAATGGTTTTTTTTACCATGGCGTGTCTTGGTGAAATGGCAACTTTTATCCCACTGGATGGTTTCACCAGTTATGCATCCAGATACTGCGACCCAGCATTAGGGTTTGCAGTAGGTTATGCGTATTTAATCAAATATTTTATCCTACCCCCCAACCAGCTAACTGCGGCTGCAATGGTTATGCAGTACTGGGTTCCCAGAGATACTGTCAATCCTGGTATTTGGGTCACCTTGGTGTTTGCAGTTATAACGGTCATCAATATATTCGGTGTCCGATTTTTTGGAGAGTTTGAATTCTGGCTATCCAgcttgaaagtgttgatAATGATTGGTTTGATAATCTTACTGTTCGTGATAATGCTTGGAGGAGCTGGCAGTCACGATAGACTAGGGTTTAGGTACTGGAAGCACCCAGGTGCATTCAACGATTATTCGGATGATATATCTGGATCGCTAGGAaagtttgtttcttttgtcgCTGTCCTGGTACTTGGTGTTTTTGCATATCTTGGTATTGAATTAACAGGAATAGTAGCGGCTGAGGCATCCAATCCCCGAAGGAGTGTTCCCAAAGCTATCAAATTGACATTTTACCGCATATTGGTATTCTATGTAGTTTCCATATTTCTTTTGGGAATGTGTGTTCCGTACAACGACGAAAAGCTTGTGACAACAAATGAGAATAGCCTAACTGCATCACCTTTTTCTATTGCTATTTTAAATGCCGGTATTACAGTTTTACCAGATATATTCAACGGTTGCCTTTtaatttttgttttcagTGCAGCTAATTCTGACCTCTACGTTGCCTCCAGGAACTTATACAGCTTGGCCGTGGATAACAAGGCCCCCAAAATCTTTGCACACACTAACAGATGGGGAATACCATACAATtctctttttgtttcctgTCTATTCTGTTTACTGGCGTACATGACGgtatcatcttcttctgccCAAGTTTTTAAATATTTCGTTAATGTGGTTTCTATCGCCGGCCTTTTAACCTGGATATCGATTCTCATCACATATATCTGTTTCGACAGAGCTGTGAGAGCTCAACATGTCGACAAATCGACATTCGCTTACGTTGCACCTTTCCAACCATACGGGGCTTACGTGTcactgtttttttgttgtctAATCGCAATAATAAAGAACTTCACGGTGTTTTTGGGTCATTTTGATTATAAAACATTTATTACTGGCTACATTGGGCTTCCAATTTTTGTTCTCTGTTATTTTGGTTACAAGATCACCTGTAAGAGTGAGATAAGGTCCGCAAGGTACGTAGATCTCGTATCTCAGAAGTCGTTGGTTGACAGAGAGCAGGTGGAGTATGAACTCATAGAACAACTCAAAAGGGAAGAAATGATAGCTAACACCAAGTATTCGATAGTAATTGCATTAAGACGCTggttttcaaattttttttggttgatGAGCCTGCATAGTACTGTTGACCAAAACAAAGTACTAGGAGCTCCTGCTGTTAAGTTTTATACCATTCGGTGGAGGTACGAATACTTTACCcgcgaaaaaaaagttcaTTACTCTATCAAAACGGATTGTATATACCATTAA
- the DIP5 gene encoding dicarboxylic amino acid permease translates to MGLGVFKTGQGSSIVPSFSNHSDNIDNKKEPFQIDIEKESTESVALDDTNEQFDGKCSDQRLKKDLKARHVSMIAIGGSLGTGLLIGTGNSLAVAGPVSMLISYSFVGVLVFFVMSCIGEMAAYIPLDGFTSYASRYCDPALGFAVGYAYLVKYFILPPNQLTAAALVIQYWIPREKVNPGVWITIVLVVIVVINTFGVKFFGEFEFWLSSFKVIVMLGLIILMFIIMLGGTPTHDRLGFRYWKHPGAFKEYSKSIHGDIGRFVSFVSCFVYGLFCYLGIELTGIVAAEAENPRKNIPKAIKLTMWRIIIFYIITIFLLGMCVSSNDPLLLEAKTKSTSAAASPFVVAIVNSGIEALPHIFNACVLMFVFSACNSDLYVASRNLYSLAIDNKAPKIFAKTNRFGIPYNSLGVAVLFCLLAYMSVSSGSAKIFNYFVNVVSITGVLTWISILITYICFDRAVRAQGIDKSTFAYVAPLQPYGAYFSLFFCCLLALIKNFTVFLNHKFDYRNFITGYIGLPLFFICYFGYKFVKKTKIRKPEEVDLFSFKAAIDQEEEDGRIKDAATAERIKKNGKNWEWFYETYLGKIF, encoded by the coding sequence atgggtCTAGGTGTTTTCAAAACGGGACAGGGATCCTCAATTGTTCCTAGTTTCTCTAACCACTCCGATAACATCGACAACAAAAAGGAACCTTTCCAAATTGACATCGAAAAGGAGAGTACAGAATCTGTGGCCCTAGATGACACCAACGAACAGTTCGATGGGAAATGTTCCGATCAAAGGTTGAAAAAAGATTTAAAGGCCCGCCATGTTTCTATGATCGCCATCGGTGGTTCTCTCGGGACAGGTCTTCTTATTGGTACGGGGAACTCGCTTGCAGTCGCCGGTCCAGTCTCAATGCTAATCTCTTATTCATTTGTCGGTGTGTTGGTTTTCTTTGTGATGTCCTGCATTGGTGAAATGGCAGCATATATCCCACTGGATGGGTTCACCAGTTACGCTTCAAGGTATTGCGACCCAGCGTTAGGTTTCGCAGTTGGTTATGCTTACCTCGTCAAATACTTCATTCTGCCACCAAATCAGTTAACCGCCGCGGCACTAGTAATTCAATACTGGATCCCAAGAGAAAAAGTGAATCCAGGTGTTTGGATCACAATTGTCTTGGTCGTCATTGTCGTGATCAACACTTTCGGTGTCAAATTTTTCGGTGAATTCGAATTTTGGTTGTCCAGTTTTAAAGTTATAGTCATGCTGGGTTTAATCATATTGATGTTCATCATCATGCTTGGTGGTACCCCAACTCACGACAGATTAGGCTTCAGGTACTGGAAACACCCGGGTGCATTCAAAGAATACTCAAAATCCATTCATGGGGACATCGGTAGGTTTGTTTCATTCGTGTCATGCTTCGTTTATGGGCTGTTCTGTTACCTCGGGATCGAATTGACAGGGATCGTTGCCGCAGAGGCCGAAAACCCTAGGAAAAACATTCCAAAGGCCATCAAATTGACCATGTGGCGTATTATTATCTTTTACATCATCACAATTTTCCTGCTAGGTATGTGTGTCTCATCAAACGATCCTCTACTGTTGGAGGCTAAGACAAAAAGTACCTCCGCTGCTGCTTCACCTTTCGTCGTCGCCATTGTCAACTCAGGAATCGAAGCTTTACCTCATATTTTCAACGCTTGTGTTCTGATGTTCGTTTTCAGTGCGTGTAATTCGGACTTGTACGTTGCCTCAAGAAACCTGTACAGTTTGGCCATTGATAACAAAGCACCAAAAATATTTGCAAAGACAAACCGTTTTGGTATCCCCTATAACTCATTAGGTGTTGCCGTGCTTTTCTGCTTACTTGCTTACATGAGTGTATCTTCTGGTTCCGCTAAAATTTTCAACTATTTTGTTAACGTTGTTTCCATCACAGGTGTTCTTACATGGATTTCCATCTTGATCACCTACATTTGTTTCGACAGGGCTGTGAGGGCGCAAGGCATTGACAAATCCACATTTGCCTACGTTGCCCCCTTACAACCATATGGTGCTTACTTCTCCCTAttcttctgctgtttgCTAGCTCTaatcaaaaatttcaccGTCTTTCTAAATCATAAATTCGATTACCGAAACTTCATCACGGGTTATATTGGGCTTCCCTTATTTTTCATCTGCTACTTCGGCTACAAATTCGTAAAGAAGACCAAGATTCGCAAACCTGAAGAAGTGGACTTGTTTAGTTTCAAAGCTGCCATTGAccaggaagaagaagatggcAGAATAAAGGACGCAGCAACCGCAGAGAGAATTAAGAAGAACGGTAAAAACTGGGAATGGTTTTATGAAACATATCTGGGAAAAATCTTCTAG
- the GCS1 gene encoding GTPase-activating protein GCS1 (similar to Saccharomyces cerevisiae GCS1 (YDL226C) and SPS18 (YNL204C); ancestral locus Anc_2.46): MSEWKVDPDHRRRLLQLQKIGGNKKCVDCHAPNPQWASPKFGIFICLECAGVHRSLGVHISFVRSITMDQFKPEELVRMEKGGNDQFNEYMAAHGVDLGLPQKVKYDNVIAQDYKEKLTCEVEGKEFAEPEHPGFDASQLGVAGASATTLGGSRSNTPLENRRSATPKRDQRDDQPGQAQRERTRRTCRAWEAERTKPAHLPPSQGGKYQGFGNTPAPADTAEHQNTLNLESFQNDPLGTLSKGWSIFSSSISKSVADVNESVIKPGYEQWQSGELSEETKRAATQFGQKCQETSSYGYTAFQNFTKSLQEQYYGEKEESTMGPRAETQAGSGQEYTKLLPDEKGSSKKREDEWDEF; this comes from the coding sequence ATGTCCGAATGGAAGGTTGATCCGGATCACCGGAGAAGGCTGCTGCAGTTGCAGAAGATTGGCGGGAACAAGAAGTGTGTTGACTGCCACGCGCCAAACCCGCAATGGGCGTCGCCCAAGTTCGGGATCTTCATCTGTCTTGAGTGTGCTGGTGTGCACCGGTCGCTTGGAGTGCACATATCTTTCGTGCGTTCGATCACCATGGACCAGTTCAAGCCGGAGGAGCTTGTGAGAATGGAGAAGGGAGGGAACGACCAATTTAACGAGTACATGGCCGCGCACGGCGTAGATCTTGGACTACCGCAGAAAGTCAAGTACGACAACGTCATTGCCCAGGACTACAAGGAGAAATTGACATGTGAAGTGGAGGGCAAAGAATTCGCGGAACCGGAACACCCAGGGTTTGACGCCTCGCAGCTCGGTGTCGCGGGGGCATCGGCTACCACGCTAGGTGGGAGTCGATCCAACACTCCGTTGGAAAACCGCCGTTCTGCGACGCCCAAAAGAGACCAGCGCGACGACCAGCCAGGGCAGGCGCAAAGGGAGAGAACGAGGCGTACTTGCCGAGCTTGGGAAGCAGAACGAACAAAACCGGCCCACTTACCACCTTCTCAAGGTGGCAAGTATCAGGGCTTTGGGAACACGCCCGCTCCGGCCGATACTGCGGAGCACCAAAATACACTAAACCTGGAGAGCTTCCAAAACGATCCTCTGGGCACGCTCTCGAAGGGATGGAGCATCTTCTCGTCGAGCATATCCAAGTCGGTCGCAGACGTCAATGAGTCAGTCATCAAGCCGGGCTACGAGCAATGGCAGTCTGGAGAACTATCGGAGGAGACCAAGCGAGCCGCCACGCAGTTCGGCCAGAAGTGCCAAGAAACGAGTAGCTACGGCTACACTGCATTCCAAAACTTTACCAAATCACTACAAGAACAGTACTACGGAGAGAAGGAAGAGTCCACAATGGGGCCAAGAGCAGAAACCCAAGCAGGTTCTGGTCAAGAGTACACGAAACTACTACCGGATGAAAAAGGGTCGTCTAAGAAACGGGAAGATGAATGGGATGAATTCTGA